A section of the Schistosoma haematobium chromosome ZW, whole genome shotgun sequence genome encodes:
- the GALK2_1 gene encoding N-acetylgalactosamine kinase, variant 3 (EggNog:ENOG410V8QB~COG:G~BUSCO:EOG091G09BP), whose product MGKYRTRTNTRKLETQVYRNRISGRYNQNKEVNNERLRVNNNQSRPRSTGQAMSQIWINSNTSLLPEFYAADDVVQNNDESSTTKPSSSENITPSKPST is encoded by the coding sequence atgggCAAATATAGGACCAGAACCAACACAAGAAAACTGGAGACTCAAGTATATCGGAATAGAATCAGTGGCcgatataatcaaaataaagaggtAAACAATGAAAGGTTAAGGGtgaacaataaccaatcaagaccgaggtctacaggacaagctatgAGCCAAATATGgataaattcgaacacttcacttctacctgaattttatgctgctgatgatgtcgttcagaacaacgatgaaagctccacgaccaaaccatccagctcagagaatattACTCCATCAAAACCATCCACCTGA
- the GALK2_1 gene encoding N-acetylgalactosamine kinase, variant 2 (EggNog:ENOG410V8QB~COG:G~BUSCO:EOG091G09BP), translating to MLKMSDGDFIPEYKPTDIAIKLSNEFHHTFGTECSFVVRAPGRVNLIGEHIDYNGYPVLPMALEQAVYMSVGPTSGSDLDRIVLRSTDTQYRPIKIPITEAITFGCEGSPDSPEWFHYFQCAYRGIKDYVDKLNLDWTPPSLNVLVGDVEYGGLWPAAGLSSSSAFVVASAIAIMRISGLQISRHQLASLCAKCEQYIGMQGGGMDQAASVLAVENNALMIEFTKPFVTVSPIQLPSDMVFVIAHSGVHARKAATSYYNERVAECRLAAKILVRNSPHITEPSNYSSITPLCLSDAQKLWKAVSPDEMIRIQKDGLSIVTRYLPTGITSRENLCHLGLTSPIIEGCLTENTKTMNHFYLRDRAEHVYSEAERVFKFYNICKKIFSNSDSQTNSNNYMQLLGDLMNQSQLSCANLYQCSCRELDKLISVCRSAGAFGSRLTGAGWGGCTVSLVKKSYAEQFIAKVREEFYNVIGAGSNNDLIFVSQPGRPAGIMVIQ from the exons AT GTTGAAAATGAGTGATGGTGATTTCATTCCTGAATATAAACCAACCGATATCGCCATTAAGTTATCTAATGAATTTCATCACACTTTTGGTACAGAATGCAGTTTTGTAGTTCGAGCTCCTGGTCGAGTAAATCTTATTG GTGAACATATTGATTATAATGGTTATCCTGTACTACCGATGGCGTTAGAACAAGCAGTTTATATGTCTGTAGGTCCAACATCTGGATCTGATTTGGATAGGATCGTTCTTAGAAGCACAGATACTCAATACAG GCCTATTAAAATTCCGATTACAGAAGCCATAACATTTGGTTGTGAAGGATCGCCTGACTCGCCTGAGTGGTTTCATTATTTTCAGTGCGCGTATCGAGGAATAAAAGACTATGTAGACAAGTTGAATTTG GATTGGACTCCTCCTAGTCTAAATGTACTAGTTGGTGATGTTGAATATGGTGGTTTATGGCCAGCTGCTGGTCTTTCAAGCAGTAGCGCTTTCGTAGTTGCTTCTGCCATAGCAATTATGCGAATATCTGGTTTACAAATAAGTAGA CATCAATTAGCAAGTTTATGTGCGAAATGTGAGCAATATATTGGTATGCAAGGTGGTGGAATGGATCAAGCTGCAAGTGTTCTAGCAGTTGAAAATAAT GCTTTAATGATTGAGTTTACCAAACCATTTGTCACAGTCAGTCCTATTCAATTACCGTCTGATATGGTTTTTGTGATAGCTCATTCGGGTGTACACGCTCGCAAAGCTGCTACATCATATTATAACGAACGTGTGGCAGAATGTCGATTAGCTGCTAAA ATATTAGTTCGAAATAGCCCGCATATAACTGAACCTTCTAATTATTCATCCATTACACCCTTATGTCTCAGTGATGCACAAAAGTTGTGGAAAGCAGTTTCACCTGATGAAATGATACGCATTCAAAAGGATGGATTATCAATTGTAACTAGATATCTACCAACTGGTATTACTAGTCGAGAAAATCTCTGTCATTTAGGCTTGACTAGCCCAATTATTGAAGGGTGCTTAACAGAAAATACTAAAACAA tGAACCACTTTTATTTAAGAGATCGTGCAGAACATGTATACTCTGAGGCTGAACGGGTTTTTAAATTTTACAATATATGCAAAAAGATATTCAGTAATAGTGATTCACAAACgaattcaaataattatatGCAGTTGTTAGGAGATTTAATGAATCAAAGTCAATTATCTTGTGCCAATCTTTATCAGTGTTCTTGTCGTGAATTGGATAAATTAATAAGCGTTTGCAG ATCAGCTGGTGCTTTCGGTAGTCGTCTAACTGGAGCAGGTTGGGGTGGTTGCACCGTATCACTAGTGAAAAAATCTTATGCGGAACAATTCATTGCAAAAGTACGCGAGGAATTCTATAATGTGATTGGTGCTGGCAGTAACAACGACTTGATATTCGTTAGTCAACCGGGTCGTCCAGCTGGAATAATGGTTATTCAATGA
- the GALK2_1 gene encoding N-acetylgalactosamine kinase (EggNog:ENOG410V8QB~COG:G~BUSCO:EOG091G09BP), whose translation MSDGDFIPEYKPTDIAIKLSNEFHHTFGTECSFVVRAPGRVNLIGEHIDYNGYPVLPMALEQAVYMSVGPTSGSDLDRIVLRSTDTQYRPIKIPITEAITFGCEGSPDSPEWFHYFQCAYRGIKDYVDKLNLDWTPPSLNVLVGDVEYGGLWPAAGLSSSSAFVVASAIAIMRISGLQISRHQLASLCAKCEQYIGMQGGGMDQAASVLAVENNALMIEFTKPFVTVSPIQLPSDMVFVIAHSGVHARKAATSYYNERVAECRLAAKILVRNSPHITEPSNYSSITPLCLSDAQKLWKAVSPDEMIRIQKDGLSIVTRYLPTGITSRENLCHLGLTSPIIEGCLTENTKTMNHFYLRDRAEHVYSEAERVFKFYNICKKIFSNSDSQTNSNNYMQLLGDLMNQSQLSCANLYQCSCRELDKLISVCRSAGAFGSRLTGAGWGGCTVSLVKKSYAEQFIAKVREEFYNVIGAGSNNDLIFVSQPGRPAGIMVIQ comes from the exons ATGAGTGATGGTGATTTCATTCCTGAATATAAACCAACCGATATCGCCATTAAGTTATCTAATGAATTTCATCACACTTTTGGTACAGAATGCAGTTTTGTAGTTCGAGCTCCTGGTCGAGTAAATCTTATTG GTGAACATATTGATTATAATGGTTATCCTGTACTACCGATGGCGTTAGAACAAGCAGTTTATATGTCTGTAGGTCCAACATCTGGATCTGATTTGGATAGGATCGTTCTTAGAAGCACAGATACTCAATACAG GCCTATTAAAATTCCGATTACAGAAGCCATAACATTTGGTTGTGAAGGATCGCCTGACTCGCCTGAGTGGTTTCATTATTTTCAGTGCGCGTATCGAGGAATAAAAGACTATGTAGACAAGTTGAATTTG GATTGGACTCCTCCTAGTCTAAATGTACTAGTTGGTGATGTTGAATATGGTGGTTTATGGCCAGCTGCTGGTCTTTCAAGCAGTAGCGCTTTCGTAGTTGCTTCTGCCATAGCAATTATGCGAATATCTGGTTTACAAATAAGTAGA CATCAATTAGCAAGTTTATGTGCGAAATGTGAGCAATATATTGGTATGCAAGGTGGTGGAATGGATCAAGCTGCAAGTGTTCTAGCAGTTGAAAATAAT GCTTTAATGATTGAGTTTACCAAACCATTTGTCACAGTCAGTCCTATTCAATTACCGTCTGATATGGTTTTTGTGATAGCTCATTCGGGTGTACACGCTCGCAAAGCTGCTACATCATATTATAACGAACGTGTGGCAGAATGTCGATTAGCTGCTAAA ATATTAGTTCGAAATAGCCCGCATATAACTGAACCTTCTAATTATTCATCCATTACACCCTTATGTCTCAGTGATGCACAAAAGTTGTGGAAAGCAGTTTCACCTGATGAAATGATACGCATTCAAAAGGATGGATTATCAATTGTAACTAGATATCTACCAACTGGTATTACTAGTCGAGAAAATCTCTGTCATTTAGGCTTGACTAGCCCAATTATTGAAGGGTGCTTAACAGAAAATACTAAAACAA tGAACCACTTTTATTTAAGAGATCGTGCAGAACATGTATACTCTGAGGCTGAACGGGTTTTTAAATTTTACAATATATGCAAAAAGATATTCAGTAATAGTGATTCACAAACgaattcaaataattatatGCAGTTGTTAGGAGATTTAATGAATCAAAGTCAATTATCTTGTGCCAATCTTTATCAGTGTTCTTGTCGTGAATTGGATAAATTAATAAGCGTTTGCAG ATCAGCTGGTGCTTTCGGTAGTCGTCTAACTGGAGCAGGTTGGGGTGGTTGCACCGTATCACTAGTGAAAAAATCTTATGCGGAACAATTCATTGCAAAAGTACGCGAGGAATTCTATAATGTGATTGGTGCTGGCAGTAACAACGACTTGATATTCGTTAGTCAACCGGGTCGTCCAGCTGGAATAATGGTTATTCAATGA